In the genome of Calothrix sp. PCC 6303, the window ATACTTCAACAGTTTGAAATGGAGATTCTTCTTTAAAAAGACTTTCTCCCTGAAAGCGGATAGACAGGGCAACTCTACCGTTGCTATCTGTCACCCATTCTTCGGGGTTGAGTTGTGGTGATGCAGTATCGGGAGTTGTCATGGTTAGTCCCCAAAGTGTAATTAATTATTAATGTGTCGGTTGGTTCTCTGACTTCGTGAGTATACGCTGTTAGGGGATTTGGCTCAATAGTGGAAATGGCTAATGTTTGGTTAAGGAGAAATTAAGGAAATAGAATGCAGAGAGACGGTACATGTCTCGTCTGCCTGACTAAATTGTTGTTTAGACGAACATCAATTATCATGCAATCTATCTAGTGTGTGTAGAGTTGCTTTCAATTCAAGGATCAAAGTATGAAAATTTGGCTTGCCTGTTTTTTTATCTTATTTGCGCTGGCAGAGCTTTTTGACTGGGTTAAGGATTTTTCTCTACCTTTACCAATTTATATTTTAGGTGGTGCTTTCTTAGCTGTTGCATCTAATTATAATCGTTTGATTGGTTCTAATATAGTCGGCGAAATTTTACCTCAAAGGCAACAATTAGATGCACCAACTCAAGGAAATCAAGGGATTGATTTTGATCATTCGTCGGAAAATGTGCTGTCAAAGTCAGAAATTACTCAGTAAGCTATTGACTATTTGCCCATTTTACGCTTCATTTGTTCCAGTTCATCTTCAGTTTCCCAACGCTGAAACTTTGCTTCCAAATCATCAAAATTGCTGGAATAATTGCTGCTAGGGCTGTTCCAACCATTGCTATCTATTTTTTGCTGTGCCTGATTTTTGGTACGTGTTGCCTGTGCTTCGGTAGCTTTAGTTTGAACTTCCTGTCGTCTGAGTTGAATTTTCTGGGCTAATTCCTTCGCTTGTTGAATCCGTTCTTTGATACCCTGCATTTGTCCCCATTGCTGATTTCCTTGACGTAGCAAAGCAGCTTCCCTTTCTTGTGCTGCTGCGGCTAAATCGGGACGATTGCCATTTTTGGCTTTTTGGACACGTTCGTGCCATCTTTGGATATCCTGTGCAGTAGCGAGAATTTCATCTTGCGATCGCTTCTCCTGTACTTTCAAGTCAGCGATTAGCTTTAGTGTATCGCCTTCTTGCTCCCGTAGCTGTTCTAACAGTGCTTCCAACTCCAAATGTGGGTTGTTTTTAAGAAACTCTTCCAAACGATTTTCTAGAAACCGACTCAAATCATCGAATAGTCCCACTGCTCAAGCTCCACAGATATTGGTTGCCACTTTAATTGTATTAATTATGTTGCCAGACGAGAAGTAATCTTGTATTGCACCTTGGGAGGAATTGGCGTTTCCGCTAAAATGAAGATCATGGTTATTACTTGGTGACATTGTGCTGCTTGCAAACCCCATCGATCAAATTCTGGAAAATGCTGCCTTGGGTGTTGATTTGTCACCTGCCGAAGGGATAGCTTTATTGAAGCAGAATGAAGCCGATGTAATCGAGAAAATTCGCTTGACTGCTGATAAGTTGCGGCAACAGCAAGCTGGGGATACTGTCACCTACGTCATCAACCGGAATATCAACTTTACAAATATCTGTAACCAACATTGTAGCTTCTGCGCGTTCCGACGCGATCGCACTGATGAAGGAGCCTATTGGTTAGATTGGCACCAAATTCTCGAAAAAGCCACGGATGCTGTAAAAAGAGGTGCGACGGAAATTTGTATGCAAGGTGGTTTGAATCCCGAAGCTTTAATTGATAATCAAGCTTTACCCTACTATCTGAAGTTGGTGGAAACCATTAAACAAGCATCTCCCCAACTCCATCTCCATGCTTTTTCTCCCCAAGAGATTCAATTTATCGCCAAAATAGATGGTATTAGTTACACAGAAGTAATTACAGCCCTAAAAGATGCTGGTTTGGGTTCCATGCCAGGAACCGCCGCCGAAATATTAGATGATCAAGTTAGAAAAATATTATGTCCCGAAAAAACCAACTCAGCAACCTGGTTAGAAATCGTTGAAATAGCCCACAAATTAGGTGTCCCCACCACCAGCACCATGCTTTCGGGACATATTGAAACCCCAGAACAGCAAATTATGCATTTGGAAAAATTACGCCAGTTGCAAAAAACTGCCATCAAAAACAACTATCCCGCCAGAATAACCGAGTTTATTTTGCTACCCTTTGTTGGGCAGGAAGCCCCCAAAGTCCTGAGAAATCGTGTAGGCAGAGACCAACCGTTGTTACAATCATCACTTTTGTTGACAGCGATCGCCCGAATATATTTAGGAAAATATATCCCCAACCATCAACCAAGTTGGGTGAAACTGGGATTAGAAGGAGCCACAACAGCCTTGAATTGGGGATGTAATGACCTTGGTGGTACCTTGATGGAAGAACATATTAGTACCATGGCAGGGGCAGTAGGTGGAACCTGTATGGAAGTAGAAGAATTAGAAAACGCGATCGCATCCCTCAACCGTCCCTATCAACAACGTGATACCCTTTATGGGGAGAAGGGAGCAGGGGAAGTAGGGGAGAAAAGAATTAGAACTTTGAAACCTTGATAACAACAGTTAACTGTTAAATATTGATCCCTGTGATACCAATCCAAGATAGGATAGACGGTGATTTAGGTATTCTTCACTCAATAATTATGAAGCGCTATTGGTCACGTCTGCTTGCTTTGGTTTTGGTTGTAGCCATCGGCTTAATGGGTTGTTCCTCCGCTCCTGGTAGCCTATCGGGAGACTATAGCCAAGATACATTAACAGTCATCAGTACTTTAAGAAACGCCTTAGAATTACCCAACGATGCAGAAAATAAAATAGCCATTCAATCGGAAGCACGTCAAAAAATTAACGACTTTTACTCTCGCTACCAACGTAGTAACTCAGTCGGTACTCTGAGTTCTTTCACAACTATGCGAACAGCCCTTAATTCCCTTGCTGGACACTATAGTTCATACCCCAATCGTCCCGTACCTCAAAAGTTGAAAGACAGATTAGAGCAAGAATTTGCCCAAGTCGAAGCCGCTTTACGACGTGGTGCTTAATTAATTTTTGGCATTGGGAAATGGAGATTTGTCAGAGAAATCTAGACAAAGCTAATGTTAGGTAGTATTTAATATTAGTCCAAAGTCTTAAAAATTCAGATATAAAGGACAATCCCTCTATCCCCTGCTATCTCAAGTTGGGGATTAGTTTTGTGTTGAATTTCCCAAAAATTAAGGACAAACAGGCATCTTACTAAGTGTGACAACTAGAC includes:
- a CDS encoding TIGR04376 family protein; its protein translation is MGLFDDLSRFLENRLEEFLKNNPHLELEALLEQLREQEGDTLKLIADLKVQEKRSQDEILATAQDIQRWHERVQKAKNGNRPDLAAAAQEREAALLRQGNQQWGQMQGIKERIQQAKELAQKIQLRRQEVQTKATEAQATRTKNQAQQKIDSNGWNSPSSNYSSNFDDLEAKFQRWETEDELEQMKRKMGK
- the cofH gene encoding 7,8-didemethyl-8-hydroxy-5-deazariboflavin synthase subunit CofH, which produces MLLANPIDQILENAALGVDLSPAEGIALLKQNEADVIEKIRLTADKLRQQQAGDTVTYVINRNINFTNICNQHCSFCAFRRDRTDEGAYWLDWHQILEKATDAVKRGATEICMQGGLNPEALIDNQALPYYLKLVETIKQASPQLHLHAFSPQEIQFIAKIDGISYTEVITALKDAGLGSMPGTAAEILDDQVRKILCPEKTNSATWLEIVEIAHKLGVPTTSTMLSGHIETPEQQIMHLEKLRQLQKTAIKNNYPARITEFILLPFVGQEAPKVLRNRVGRDQPLLQSSLLLTAIARIYLGKYIPNHQPSWVKLGLEGATTALNWGCNDLGGTLMEEHISTMAGAVGGTCMEVEELENAIASLNRPYQQRDTLYGEKGAGEVGEKRIRTLKP
- the psb27 gene encoding photosystem II protein Psb27, giving the protein MKRYWSRLLALVLVVAIGLMGCSSAPGSLSGDYSQDTLTVISTLRNALELPNDAENKIAIQSEARQKINDFYSRYQRSNSVGTLSSFTTMRTALNSLAGHYSSYPNRPVPQKLKDRLEQEFAQVEAALRRGA